Proteins from a genomic interval of Anaerolineae bacterium:
- the cobU gene encoding bifunctional adenosylcobinamide kinase/adenosylcobinamide-phosphate guanylyltransferase: MGQLHFILGGARSGKSTFAQELACRMAGDDVLFVATAEASDPEMEARIRHHRSQRPPAWRTLEAPLHAGARVAEALTGSEKAILLDCLTLLVSNAIIAAGGEREPVAAAAAVEAEVEALLRCTSLGPHLIVVSNEVGLGLVPEYPLGRLYRDSLGRANQIVAERADRVYFLVAGIPVDLKRLADSLQGPSPPDPG; encoded by the coding sequence GTGGGCCAGCTCCACTTCATCCTGGGAGGAGCCCGCAGCGGCAAGAGCACGTTCGCCCAGGAACTCGCCTGCCGGATGGCGGGAGACGATGTGCTCTTCGTCGCCACCGCCGAGGCCTCTGATCCAGAGATGGAGGCCCGCATCCGCCATCACCGCTCCCAGCGCCCTCCCGCCTGGCGTACCCTGGAAGCCCCCCTTCATGCCGGTGCCCGGGTGGCGGAGGCTCTCACCGGTAGCGAGAAGGCCATCCTGCTGGACTGCCTTACCCTGCTGGTCAGCAACGCCATCATAGCCGCCGGCGGTGAGCGAGAGCCGGTCGCGGCGGCGGCCGCGGTGGAGGCAGAGGTAGAAGCCCTGCTCCGTTGCACCTCTCTGGGCCCACACCTCATCGTGGTGAGCAACGAGGTCGGCCTGGGCCTGGTGCCCGAGTACCCTCTCGGCCGCCTCTACCGCGACAGCCTGGGCCGGGCCAACCAGATCGTCGCCGAGCGAGCCGATCGGGTCTACTTCCTGGTGGCCGGCATCCCGGTTGACCTCAAGCGGCTGGCCGATTCCCTACAGGGCCCTTCTCCCCCTGACCCTGGCTGA
- a CDS encoding histidine phosphatase family protein: MRPWRPRGGGVRLLLLRHGETDWNAAGRYQGSTDTTLSERGQAQARAAAAALSSETLDRILCSPLRRAQETAEAIAGSRPACGEALSPLSIETEPRLAEICFGDWEGLTHTDIARAYPEALRAWRTDPLTCAPPGGETLAQVAARVRQLLEELRHGPAGQSLLLVGHGGSLGVFLSLALGLPPERRWQLRLNHAALSELLLYSEGAILMRHNDTHHLTSLGCPSRAARHRPERARGTAHRAKA; the protein is encoded by the coding sequence GTGAGGCCCTGGCGGCCGCGTGGCGGCGGGGTCAGGCTCCTCCTACTTCGCCACGGAGAGACAGACTGGAACGCCGCCGGACGCTATCAGGGTTCCACCGACACCACCCTGAGCGAGAGGGGCCAGGCCCAGGCTCGGGCAGCTGCCGCTGCCTTGAGCTCCGAGACGCTGGACCGCATCCTATGCAGCCCCCTCCGCCGGGCACAGGAGACGGCCGAGGCTATAGCCGGCAGCCGCCCGGCCTGCGGGGAGGCACTTTCGCCGCTGTCCATCGAGACCGAGCCTCGCCTTGCCGAGATCTGCTTCGGCGACTGGGAGGGGCTGACTCATACCGACATCGCGCGGGCCTACCCCGAGGCTCTGCGGGCCTGGCGGACCGACCCCCTCACCTGCGCCCCGCCGGGCGGGGAGACGCTGGCTCAGGTGGCTGCCCGAGTGAGACAGCTGCTGGAGGAGCTTCGGCACGGCCCCGCCGGGCAGTCACTGCTCCTGGTGGGACACGGCGGGTCTCTCGGTGTGTTCCTCTCCTTGGCTTTGGGCCTACCTCCCGAGCGCCGCTGGCAACTGCGCCTCAACCACGCTGCCCTGTCGGAGCTACTCCTCTACTCGGAGGGCGCCATTCTGATGCGACACAACGACACCCATCACCTCACCAGTCTCGGCTGCCCCTCCCGGGCGGCCCGGCACCGCCCCGAGAGAGCTCGCGGCACTGCACACCGGGCGAAGGCTTGA
- the cobS gene encoding adenosylcobinamide-GDP ribazoletransferase, which yields MTGSSLTQETAPATGLRLQARGAAAALQFLTVYPALVRSRFAEQELGASVGYFPLAGLLLGLSLAAFGWVARAIFPLPVACVLVIGVWELFTGALHLDGFLDSCDGLFGGRTLEDRLRILRDHHVGAYAVAGGVTILLLRYSALLAAGLPLTGLVLAAVCGRWAISLSLVALPYARPDGLGRAMKDHAGPAQAAVATVTAVAALVALSGVTGLIALALGAVTAAAWAAVVMRRLPGMTGDTYGATCVLVETSVLLLLSARLWA from the coding sequence GTGACCGGAAGCTCCCTGACCCAAGAGACGGCACCGGCCACCGGTCTGCGCTTGCAGGCGCGCGGGGCGGCGGCCGCTCTTCAGTTCCTGACCGTATACCCGGCATTGGTGCGATCGCGCTTCGCGGAGCAGGAGTTGGGAGCTTCCGTAGGCTACTTCCCTTTGGCGGGACTGCTCCTGGGCCTGAGCCTGGCCGCGTTCGGCTGGGTAGCGAGGGCAATCTTTCCTCTGCCGGTTGCCTGCGTCCTCGTCATCGGCGTGTGGGAGCTCTTCACCGGCGCCCTCCATCTGGACGGCTTCCTCGACTCGTGCGACGGCCTGTTTGGCGGCCGGACCCTAGAAGACCGGCTGCGCATCCTTCGCGATCACCACGTGGGAGCCTACGCCGTCGCCGGCGGCGTCACCATCCTGCTCCTGCGCTACTCTGCCCTGCTGGCCGCCGGGCTGCCCCTCACCGGGCTGGTCCTGGCAGCAGTGTGCGGTCGCTGGGCCATCAGCCTATCTCTGGTGGCCTTACCCTATGCCCGGCCTGACGGGCTGGGCCGGGCCATGAAGGACCACGCCGGCCCCGCCCAAGCCGCCGTGGCCACCGTCACTGCAGTGGCCGCCCTGGTGGCTCTGAGCGGCGTGACGGGGCTGATAGCCCTCGCCCTCGGGGCAGTGACCGCCGCCGCCTGGGCAGCGGTGGTCATGCGGCGGCTGCCCGGCATGACGGGCGACACCTATGGCGCCACCTGTGTCCTGGTGGAAACGAGCGTCCTGCTGCTTCTGTCCGCGAGGCTGTGGGCGTGA
- the cobT gene encoding nicotinate-nucleotide--dimethylbenzimidazole phosphoribosyltransferase codes for METRLHHLISRIAPLDTRAQAEAQARQDRLTKPRGSLGRLEELSVQLAGIARSPCPSLQHKVIVTMAGDHGVAREGVSAYPQEVTAQMVANFLRGGAAINVLARQVGARVVVVDMGVATNLAPHPALISRRVGPGTASITGGPAMSREQAVQALLSGAEVVEAELARGLDILGTGDMGIGNTTPSAAIAAAFTGLPPADLVGRGTGLDDAGQARKMNAVSRALDVNRPDPDDGLDVLAKVGGFEIGGIAGAILAAAALSRPVVIDGYISTAAALVATSLAPQVRPYLIASHRSHELGHRLMLEWLGFRPLLDLDLRLGEGTGAALGIFLAEAACRILAEMATFEEAGVAGRSQT; via the coding sequence TGGAGACTCGCCTGCACCATCTCATCTCCCGTATCGCCCCTCTGGACACCCGCGCCCAGGCTGAGGCCCAGGCGCGCCAGGACCGGCTTACCAAGCCCCGGGGCAGCCTGGGCCGCCTGGAGGAACTGTCCGTCCAGCTGGCGGGCATAGCCCGTTCGCCTTGTCCCAGCTTGCAGCACAAAGTCATCGTCACCATGGCCGGCGATCACGGGGTGGCCCGGGAGGGGGTGAGTGCATACCCTCAAGAGGTGACAGCTCAGATGGTGGCCAACTTCCTTCGCGGCGGGGCAGCCATCAACGTGTTGGCCCGTCAGGTCGGCGCCCGAGTGGTCGTCGTGGACATGGGTGTGGCCACCAACCTGGCGCCGCATCCGGCTCTCATCAGCCGCCGGGTGGGGCCCGGTACGGCCAGCATCACTGGCGGACCGGCCATGTCGCGCGAGCAGGCCGTCCAGGCCCTGCTGAGCGGCGCCGAGGTAGTGGAGGCGGAGCTGGCCAGAGGGCTCGACATCTTGGGTACGGGCGACATGGGCATCGGCAACACCACCCCTTCGGCCGCCATCGCCGCCGCCTTCACCGGCCTCCCCCCGGCCGACTTGGTGGGCAGGGGCACGGGCCTGGACGATGCCGGCCAGGCCCGCAAGATGAACGCCGTTAGCCGAGCACTGGACGTCAACCGCCCCGACCCAGACGACGGGCTGGACGTGCTGGCCAAAGTGGGCGGCTTCGAAATCGGCGGGATTGCTGGCGCCATACTCGCTGCCGCCGCCCTTTCCCGGCCGGTGGTGATAGATGGCTACATATCCACTGCCGCCGCCCTCGTGGCCACCTCGCTGGCGCCTCAGGTGCGCCCCTACCTGATCGCTTCCCACCGCTCCCACGAGCTCGGTCACCGGCTGATGCTCGAATGGCTCGGCTTCCGCCCCCTGCTCGACCTGGACCTGAGGCTGGGAGAGGGGACGGGCGCCGCTCTGGGCATCTTCCTGGCGGAGGCTGCCTGCCGCATACTGGCCGAGATGGCCACCTTCGAAGAAGCCGGCGTGGCCGGTAGGAGCCAGACGTGA